From Pseudomonas vanderleydeniana, the proteins below share one genomic window:
- a CDS encoding alpha/beta hydrolase, with protein sequence MIHDTFWLTTSDHSRLYVNRWLPQGEPVGLVMLSHGMAEHSGRYARLAAALCEAGYGLYAPDQRGHGKTAEHGVLGHYADHDGWSSVVSDLAALNQRIGEEHPGKPIILLGHSMGSYIAQAYLLHHSASLQGAILSGSNFQPVALYRAARAIARFERWRQGPTGRSALIDWLSFGSFNKAFKPNRTAFDWLSRDPQEVDKYVADPLCGFRCTNQMWIDMLGGLQQISKAANLAQIDPGLPLLVMGGERDPVSEGKRLKDLADALRQAGSQNLKLSVYPQARHELFNETNRDEVTTDVLQWLEQTLAHRRPVHAE encoded by the coding sequence ATGATCCACGACACTTTCTGGCTGACCACGAGTGACCACAGCCGCCTCTACGTCAACCGTTGGCTGCCTCAGGGCGAGCCCGTGGGGCTGGTGATGCTCTCCCATGGCATGGCCGAGCACAGTGGGCGTTATGCCCGCCTGGCCGCGGCGTTGTGCGAGGCCGGCTATGGCCTGTATGCCCCCGACCAGCGCGGGCACGGCAAGACCGCCGAGCACGGCGTGCTCGGGCACTATGCCGACCATGACGGCTGGAGCAGCGTGGTCAGCGACCTGGCCGCGCTCAACCAGCGCATCGGCGAAGAACATCCGGGCAAGCCGATCATCCTGCTCGGGCACAGCATGGGCAGCTACATCGCCCAGGCCTACCTGCTGCACCACAGCGCCAGCCTGCAGGGCGCGATTCTCAGCGGTTCGAACTTCCAGCCCGTGGCCCTCTACCGCGCCGCCCGTGCCATTGCCCGCTTCGAGCGCTGGCGCCAGGGCCCGACCGGCCGCAGCGCGCTGATCGACTGGCTGTCGTTCGGCTCCTTCAACAAGGCCTTCAAGCCCAACCGCACGGCCTTCGACTGGCTCAGCCGCGACCCGCAGGAAGTCGACAAGTACGTCGCCGACCCGCTCTGCGGCTTTCGCTGCACCAACCAGATGTGGATCGACATGCTCGGCGGCCTGCAGCAGATCAGCAAGGCCGCCAACCTGGCGCAGATCGACCCCGGGTTGCCGTTGCTGGTGATGGGCGGCGAGCGGGATCCGGTCAGCGAGGGCAAGCGCCTGAAGGATCTTGCCGACGCATTGCGCCAGGCAGGTAGCCAGAACCTGAAATTGAGCGTCTACCCTCAGGCGCGGCATGAACTCTTCAATGAAACCAACCGCGATGAAGTGACCACCGACGTGCTGCAATGGCTGGAACAGACCCTGGCACATCGTCGGCCGGTGCATGCCGAATAA
- a CDS encoding MaoC family dehydratase translates to MTQVTNTPYEALEVGQTASYSKTVEERDIQLFAAMSGDHNPVHLDAEFAAASMFKERIAHGMFSGALISAAVACELPGPGTIYLGQQMSFQKPVKIGDTLTVRLEILEKLPKFRVRIATRVFNQRDELVVDGEAEILAPRKQQTVTLTSPPPITIGGV, encoded by the coding sequence ATGACCCAGGTGACCAACACGCCGTACGAAGCCCTCGAAGTCGGCCAGACCGCCAGCTACAGCAAGACCGTGGAAGAGCGCGACATCCAGCTGTTCGCCGCGATGTCCGGTGACCACAACCCGGTGCACCTGGACGCCGAGTTCGCCGCCGCGAGCATGTTCAAGGAGCGGATTGCCCACGGCATGTTCAGCGGCGCGCTGATCAGCGCCGCGGTGGCCTGCGAGCTGCCTGGGCCGGGTACCATCTACCTGGGCCAGCAGATGAGCTTCCAGAAGCCGGTGAAGATCGGCGACACCCTGACCGTGCGTCTGGAAATCCTCGAAAAGCTGCCGAAGTTCCGCGTGCGCATCGCTACCCGCGTGTTCAACCAGCGTGATGAGCTGGTGGTGGACGGCGAAGCGGAAATCCTCGCGCCACGCAAACAGCAGACCGTGACCCTGACCAGCCCGCCACCCATCACCATCGGCGGCGTCTGA
- a CDS encoding PA2169 family four-helix-bundle protein, which yields MTDVNKEAISILNHLIEVSKDGQEGFKTCAEDIKHPELKALFAKRSSECAAAAVELQAEVRRLGGDPETSTSVAGDLHRRWVDVKALFTGKGEEAVLNEAERGEDHAKKAYREALEKLAKHNMMGLRDLVDRQYQGVLRNHDQVKALRNIARAS from the coding sequence ATGACCGACGTTAATAAAGAAGCCATTTCGATCCTCAACCACCTGATCGAGGTCAGCAAGGATGGCCAGGAAGGCTTCAAGACCTGTGCCGAGGATATCAAGCACCCCGAACTCAAGGCGCTGTTCGCCAAGCGCTCCAGCGAGTGCGCGGCCGCCGCAGTAGAGCTGCAGGCTGAAGTACGCCGTCTGGGTGGCGATCCGGAAACCTCCACCAGTGTTGCCGGCGACCTGCATCGGCGCTGGGTCGACGTGAAGGCCCTGTTCACCGGCAAGGGTGAAGAAGCGGTGCTCAACGAGGCGGAGCGGGGTGAGGACCATGCCAAGAAGGCTTATCGCGAAGCCCTGGAAAAACTGGCCAAGCACAACATGATGGGGCTGCGCGATCTGGTCGATCGCCAGTACCAGGGTGTGCTGCGCAACCATGACCAGGTCAAGGCGCTGCGTAATATCGCTCGTGCCAGCTGA
- a CDS encoding DUF3820 family protein, which produces MNPEKLELLVTREMPFGKYKGRILADLPGPYLNWFAREGFPQGELGGLLALMQEIDHNGLGDLLDPLRVKHGKPKPRH; this is translated from the coding sequence ATGAACCCTGAGAAACTCGAACTGCTGGTCACCCGCGAAATGCCCTTCGGCAAGTACAAGGGGCGGATTCTCGCCGACCTGCCCGGCCCATACCTGAACTGGTTCGCCCGCGAAGGCTTCCCTCAGGGTGAGCTCGGCGGCCTGCTGGCGCTGATGCAGGAGATCGACCACAACGGTCTCGGCGACCTGCTCGACCCGTTGCGCGTCAAACACGGCAAACCCAAACCCCGCCACTGA
- a CDS encoding aminotransferase class V-fold PLP-dependent enzyme, producing MPRNEDNARDEHFWQTVARRYDVEPGPINLENGYFGRMTHRVMEAYQRNIDFINRSNSVHVRQHFDQIGIADIRADLAELMGVSDQAITFSQNATASLQALIRNYNRLQPGDQVLYSDLEYETVKSALNWLERYRGVQVIRIEHAHPASYETLLASYQEAFVRYPRLKLMALTHVTHRTGLVMPVQAIVEMATEHGVDVILDGAHALGQLEFDLPTLGVAFAGFNLQKWIGSPLSLGVTYIAPERLADIDPDMGETHFPLTDIRSRTPHSTPNIPALMTLPTVFAEHRELGGAAGKGARLAYLRNLWVSEARAMPGIEVLTPDDPRLYGAITSLRFTRQADQQRMAERLLNEYNLFTVARSGSACGPCIRVTPGLTTSAQDIDQLIKALAELGG from the coding sequence ATGCCAAGGAATGAAGACAACGCCCGCGACGAACACTTCTGGCAAACCGTGGCCCGACGCTACGACGTCGAGCCGGGTCCGATCAACCTGGAGAACGGCTACTTCGGCCGCATGACCCATCGGGTGATGGAGGCCTATCAACGCAATATCGACTTCATCAACCGCAGCAACTCGGTGCATGTGCGCCAACATTTCGACCAGATCGGAATCGCCGACATTCGCGCCGACCTGGCCGAACTCATGGGGGTCAGCGACCAGGCCATCACCTTCAGCCAGAACGCCACCGCCTCCCTGCAGGCATTGATCCGCAACTACAACCGACTGCAACCGGGCGACCAGGTGCTGTACAGCGACCTGGAATACGAAACGGTGAAGAGCGCCCTGAACTGGCTGGAACGCTATCGCGGCGTCCAGGTGATCCGTATCGAGCACGCGCACCCGGCCAGCTACGAAACCCTGCTGGCGAGCTACCAAGAAGCCTTCGTGCGCTACCCACGACTGAAACTGATGGCGCTGACCCACGTCACCCATCGCACCGGGTTGGTGATGCCGGTGCAGGCCATCGTCGAGATGGCCACGGAACACGGGGTCGATGTGATTCTCGACGGCGCCCATGCCCTCGGACAGCTCGAATTCGACCTGCCGACGCTGGGCGTGGCGTTTGCCGGTTTCAACCTGCAGAAATGGATCGGCTCGCCGCTGAGCCTGGGGGTAACCTACATCGCCCCCGAGCGCCTGGCCGATATCGATCCGGACATGGGCGAGACGCATTTTCCGCTCACCGACATACGCTCGCGCACGCCCCACAGCACGCCGAACATTCCAGCGCTGATGACCTTGCCGACGGTGTTTGCCGAACACCGCGAACTCGGTGGTGCCGCAGGCAAGGGCGCACGCCTGGCCTACCTGCGCAACCTGTGGGTGAGCGAAGCACGCGCGATGCCCGGTATCGAGGTGCTGACCCCGGACGATCCGCGCCTGTATGGCGCGATCACCTCGCTACGCTTTACCCGCCAGGCGGACCAGCAACGGATGGCCGAGCGCTTGCTCAACGAGTACAACCTGTTCACCGTGGCGCGCAGTGGGTCGGCTTGTGGGCCCTGCATTCGGGTGACCCCCGGGCTCACCACCTCGGCACAAGACATTGACCAGTTGATCAAGGCACTCGCCGAGCTGGGTGGCTGA
- a CDS encoding bifunctional 4-hydroxy-2-oxoglutarate aldolase/2-dehydro-3-deoxy-phosphogluconate aldolase, producing the protein MTKNAPTVSMADKVALIDELCTRARILPVITIAREQDVLPLADALAAGGLTALEVTLRSQFGLKAIEILREQRPELVTGAGTVLDRQMLAAAEAAGSQFIVTPGITRDLLEASVDSPIPLLPGISSASGIMEGYALGYRRFKLFPAEVSGGVAAIKALGGPFGEVKFCPTGGVGPANIKSYMALKNVMCVGGSWMLDPEWIKNGDWGRIQECTAEALALLD; encoded by the coding sequence ATGACAAAAAATGCCCCGACCGTCTCCATGGCAGACAAGGTCGCCCTGATCGATGAGCTGTGCACCCGCGCGCGGATCCTGCCAGTCATCACCATTGCCCGCGAGCAGGATGTGCTGCCGCTGGCCGACGCCCTGGCCGCTGGCGGCCTGACCGCGCTGGAAGTGACCCTGCGCTCGCAATTCGGGCTCAAGGCCATCGAGATCTTGCGTGAGCAGCGCCCGGAGCTGGTGACCGGCGCCGGTACCGTGCTCGATCGCCAGATGCTGGCGGCAGCCGAGGCGGCAGGTTCGCAGTTCATCGTCACCCCGGGCATCACCCGTGACCTGCTGGAAGCGAGCGTCGACAGCCCGATTCCGCTGTTGCCGGGGATCAGCAGCGCCTCGGGGATCATGGAGGGCTATGCCCTGGGCTATCGCCGCTTCAAGCTGTTCCCGGCGGAAGTCAGCGGCGGCGTGGCGGCGATCAAGGCCCTGGGCGGCCCGTTCGGCGAAGTGAAATTCTGCCCGACCGGGGGTGTCGGCCCGGCCAACATCAAGAGCTACATGGCGCTGAAAAACGTCATGTGCGTCGGCGGCAGCTGGATGCTCGATCCGGAGTGGATCAAGAACGGCGACTGGGGCCGTATCCAGGAGTGCACGGCCGAGGCCCTGGCCCTGCTGGACTGA
- the pgl gene encoding 6-phosphogluconolactonase gives MAISELKLPDGVTGREFRTPALLAEGQALAVAQQLRTAIAARGVATLVVSGGRSPVAFFQHLARQELEWSKVVISLADERWVPVEHADSNAGLLKRYLLQGAAAKARFIGLYNAAANLEEAALQADQFLAELPDIDVLVLGMGDDGHTASLFPDSPNLQAALQVDGSRRVWPMLAPTVPHQRLTMSRALLASATFTVLAISGQSKLTTLNAALAGDDLAAMPVRAFLQPPLEIYWCP, from the coding sequence ATGGCGATATCTGAGTTGAAGTTGCCCGATGGCGTGACCGGGCGTGAGTTCCGCACGCCGGCGCTGTTGGCCGAAGGCCAGGCCCTGGCGGTGGCACAACAGCTGCGCACGGCGATTGCCGCGCGTGGCGTGGCAACCCTGGTGGTCTCTGGCGGGCGCAGCCCGGTGGCGTTCTTCCAGCACCTGGCCAGGCAGGAGCTGGAATGGAGCAAGGTGGTGATCAGCCTGGCCGACGAGCGCTGGGTACCGGTCGAGCATGCCGACAGCAATGCCGGGTTGCTCAAGCGCTACCTGCTGCAGGGTGCGGCGGCCAAGGCGCGCTTCATCGGCCTGTACAACGCCGCCGCCAACCTGGAAGAGGCGGCGCTGCAGGCCGACCAGTTCCTCGCCGAACTGCCGGACATCGACGTGCTGGTGCTGGGCATGGGCGATGACGGGCATACCGCTTCGCTGTTCCCGGACAGCCCGAACCTGCAGGCCGCCCTGCAGGTCGACGGCAGCCGGCGTGTCTGGCCGATGCTGGCTCCGACCGTGCCGCACCAGCGGCTGACCATGAGCCGGGCCTTGCTGGCTTCGGCGACCTTTACCGTGTTGGCGATTTCCGGTCAGTCGAAACTGACCACCCTGAATGCCGCGCTGGCCGGCGATGACCTCGCTGCCATGCCGGTTCGTGCGTTTCTGCAACCCCCCCTAGAGATTTACTGGTGCCCATGA
- the zwf gene encoding glucose-6-phosphate dehydrogenase encodes MPSITVEPCTFALFGALGDLALRKLFPALYHLDGAGLLHEDTRILALAREPGSVDEHLATIASELREFVEAKEIDEAVVERFLGRLSYLHVDFLKADDYVALAETVGPGEQLIAYFATPAAVYGGICENLAKVGLAENTRVVLEKPIGSDLESSRKVNDAVAQFFPENRTYRIDHYLGKETVQNLIALRFANSLFETQWNQHYISHVEITVAEKVGIEGRWGYFDKAGQLRDMIQNHLLQLLCLIAMDPPADLSADSIRDEKVKVLKALAPISPEGLTTQVVRGQYIAGHSDGRSVPGYLEEENSNTQSDTETFVALRADIRNWRWAGVPFYLRTGKRMAQKLSQIVIHFKEPSHYIFAPEQRLQISNKLIIRLQPDEGISLRVMTKDQGLDKGMQLRSGPLQLNFSDTYHSARIPDAYERLLLEVMHGNQNLFVRKDEIEAAWRWCDQLIAGWKKSGDAPKPYAAGSWGPMSSIALITRDGRSWYGDI; translated from the coding sequence ATGCCCTCGATAACGGTTGAACCGTGCACCTTTGCCTTGTTCGGCGCCCTCGGCGACCTCGCGCTGCGCAAGCTGTTTCCTGCCTTGTATCACCTGGATGGCGCCGGCCTGCTGCACGAGGACACGCGCATTCTCGCCCTGGCCCGCGAGCCGGGCAGTGTCGACGAGCACCTGGCGACCATCGCCAGCGAGCTGCGCGAATTCGTCGAGGCGAAGGAAATCGACGAAGCGGTTGTCGAGCGTTTCCTCGGCCGCCTGAGCTACCTGCATGTGGACTTCCTCAAGGCCGATGACTACGTGGCCCTGGCCGAAACCGTCGGTCCCGGCGAACAGCTGATCGCCTATTTCGCCACGCCCGCCGCGGTGTACGGTGGGATCTGCGAGAACCTGGCCAAGGTCGGCCTGGCTGAAAATACCCGGGTGGTGCTGGAGAAACCGATCGGTTCGGACCTGGAGTCGTCGCGCAAGGTCAACGACGCGGTGGCGCAGTTCTTCCCGGAGAACCGCACCTATCGCATCGACCACTACCTGGGCAAGGAGACGGTGCAGAACCTGATCGCCCTGCGCTTCGCCAATAGCCTGTTCGAGACCCAGTGGAACCAGCACTACATTTCCCACGTGGAAATCACCGTCGCCGAGAAAGTCGGCATCGAAGGCCGTTGGGGCTACTTCGACAAGGCCGGCCAGCTGCGCGACATGATCCAGAACCACCTGCTGCAGCTGCTGTGCCTGATCGCCATGGACCCGCCGGCCGACCTCTCCGCCGACAGCATCCGCGACGAGAAGGTCAAGGTGCTCAAGGCCCTGGCGCCGATCAGCCCGGAAGGCCTGACCACCCAGGTGGTACGCGGCCAGTACATCGCTGGCCACAGCGATGGCCGCTCCGTGCCGGGCTACCTGGAAGAAGAGAATTCCAACACCCAGAGCGACACCGAGACCTTCGTCGCCCTGCGTGCCGACATCCGCAACTGGCGCTGGGCCGGCGTGCCGTTCTACCTGCGGACCGGCAAGCGCATGGCGCAGAAGCTGTCGCAGATCGTCATCCACTTCAAGGAACCGTCGCACTACATCTTCGCCCCCGAGCAGCGCCTGCAGATCAGCAACAAGCTGATCATCCGCCTGCAACCGGACGAAGGCATTTCCCTGCGGGTGATGACCAAGGACCAGGGCCTGGACAAGGGCATGCAACTGCGCAGCGGGCCGCTGCAGTTGAACTTCTCCGACACCTACCACAGTGCGCGGATTCCGGATGCCTACGAGCGTCTGCTGCTGGAAGTGATGCACGGCAACCAGAACCTGTTTGTCCGCAAAGATGAAATCGAAGCCGCGTGGAGGTGGTGCGACCAGCTGATCGCCGGCTGGAAAAAGTCCGGCGATGCGCCCAAGCCGTATGCCGCCGGATCCTGGGGGCCGATGAGCTCCATCGCACTGATTACGCGGGATGGGAGGTCGTGGTATGGCGATATCTGA
- a CDS encoding MurR/RpiR family transcriptional regulator, translating to MRNLLEQIQNRLEDLNKAERKVAEVILLNPQQATRYSIAALAQAASVSEPTVNRFCRSFDVSGYPELKLQLAQSLASGAAYVSRAVEADDDSEAYTQKIFASAIASLDSVCKVLDPDLVNRAVDLLTQARQIHFFGLGASAPVAMDALHKFFRFNISVTAHADVLMQRMIASVAHTGELFVIISYTGRTRELVEVARIARANGASVLGLTAAGSPLARASTLSLNIPLPEDTDIYMPMTSRIVQLTVLDVLATGMTLRRGVDFQPHLRKIKESLNASRYPVGDEYD from the coding sequence GTGCGAAATCTGCTGGAACAGATCCAGAATCGCCTCGAAGACCTGAACAAGGCCGAGCGCAAAGTCGCCGAAGTCATCCTGCTCAACCCGCAGCAGGCGACCCGCTACAGCATCGCCGCCCTCGCCCAGGCGGCCTCGGTCAGCGAACCGACGGTGAACCGCTTCTGCCGTTCGTTCGACGTCAGCGGCTACCCCGAACTCAAGCTGCAACTGGCGCAGAGCCTGGCCAGCGGGGCGGCCTACGTCAGCCGCGCGGTAGAAGCCGATGACGATTCCGAGGCCTACACGCAAAAAATCTTCGCCAGTGCCATCGCTTCCCTGGACAGCGTGTGCAAGGTGCTGGATCCGGATCTGGTCAACCGTGCCGTCGATCTGCTGACCCAGGCCCGGCAGATCCACTTCTTCGGTCTCGGGGCATCCGCGCCGGTGGCCATGGATGCCCTGCACAAGTTCTTCCGCTTCAACATCTCGGTCACGGCCCATGCCGACGTCCTGATGCAGCGCATGATCGCCTCGGTCGCCCATACCGGCGAGCTGTTCGTGATCATCTCCTACACCGGCCGTACGCGGGAACTGGTGGAAGTGGCACGCATCGCCCGGGCCAACGGCGCTTCCGTGCTCGGACTGACCGCCGCCGGCTCGCCGCTGGCCCGCGCCAGTACCCTGAGCCTGAACATCCCGTTGCCGGAGGACACCGACATCTACATGCCGATGACCTCGCGGATCGTGCAACTGACCGTGCTCGACGTGCTGGCCACCGGCATGACCCTGCGTCGCGGCGTGGACTTCCAGCCGCACCTGCGCAAGATCAAGGAAAGCCTCAACGCCAGCCGTTATCCGGTCGGCGACGAGTACGACTGA
- a CDS encoding D-hexose-6-phosphate mutarotase, which produces MHEQPLQRFFKSRREQPVFQWERFQQREVLVIDHPLCQAVFSRQGAQLLHFQPRGQKPWLWCAAKWPQVGAIRGGVPVCWPWYGRHPSENAWPSHGWARLIDWKLLESRSDEQGVSLHWRLQLCDWQVDLHAHLGDSMDLRLSTEHQDSEPCQLSHALHAYWRIGDVGEVALSGLDGVQGYDHLSRQVCQQQGELRVDGGCQRVFQHEGELQLKDRAWQRELCIDTGDSADTVVWHPGPRPLLGVSWSEVMGFVCVEAASGGTDSLCLAPGERAHLSLQARAQV; this is translated from the coding sequence ATGCACGAGCAACCGCTACAACGTTTCTTCAAGTCCCGGCGCGAGCAGCCGGTGTTCCAGTGGGAGCGCTTTCAACAGCGTGAAGTGCTGGTGATCGATCATCCGCTGTGCCAGGCGGTGTTCAGTCGCCAGGGCGCGCAGTTGCTGCACTTCCAGCCGCGCGGGCAGAAGCCCTGGTTGTGGTGCGCGGCGAAATGGCCGCAGGTCGGTGCGATTCGTGGTGGGGTGCCGGTATGCTGGCCGTGGTATGGCCGCCATCCGAGCGAAAATGCCTGGCCTTCCCATGGCTGGGCGCGCCTGATCGACTGGAAGTTGCTGGAGAGCCGTTCCGATGAACAGGGCGTCAGCCTGCACTGGCGATTGCAGCTGTGCGATTGGCAGGTGGACCTGCATGCGCACCTCGGTGACAGCATGGATCTGCGCCTGAGCACCGAGCACCAGGACAGTGAGCCTTGCCAGTTGAGCCATGCTCTGCACGCCTACTGGCGTATCGGCGACGTCGGCGAGGTAGCGCTGTCTGGACTCGATGGAGTGCAGGGATATGACCACTTGAGCCGCCAGGTTTGCCAGCAGCAGGGCGAATTGCGGGTCGATGGCGGCTGCCAGCGGGTGTTCCAGCACGAGGGCGAACTGCAGCTCAAGGATCGTGCCTGGCAGCGTGAGTTATGTATCGATACCGGCGACAGTGCCGACACCGTGGTCTGGCATCCGGGGCCGCGGCCGTTGCTCGGCGTGAGCTGGAGCGAGGTGATGGGGTTCGTCTGTGTCGAGGCGGCCAGCGGTGGCACCGATAGCCTCTGTTTGGCACCGGGAGAGCGGGCGCACCTGAGCTTGCAGGCGCGCGCGCAGGTCTGA
- a CDS encoding carbohydrate porin yields MKKRNTNSRLICQLSAAAALVMAGHAVADDAFSADSKWMTGDWGGERTRLIEQGIDIKMDYVGEVGGNLHGGYNDDKTARYSDQFGLGAALDLQKLLGWDNTQAKIQLTNRNGQNISNDRIGDPRAGTLSSSQEVYGRGHMVRLTQLWIQHQFFDGKLDVKAGYFGEGEDFNTFPCEFQNLAFCGSQVGNWATGIWYNWPVSQAALRVKYNITPELYAQIGAYNQNPSQLEHGNGFKLSGSGTKGTVLPVELVWSPKLNSLPGEYRVGYYKSTAPANDVREDVNGADAATTGNAYRIHDSKHGYWFVAQQQLTTHNGDASRGLNIAANATFHDKDTNVVDNYQSLMLVYKGPFDARPKDDIGFGVARIHVNDDVKKNAELANAAIGVSDYDNPLYSPLRDTEYNYELNYGIHVTNWLTVRPNLQYITHPGGVDQVDNALVAGLKIQSVF; encoded by the coding sequence ATGAAAAAGAGGAACACCAACAGCCGACTGATCTGCCAACTGTCAGCGGCAGCAGCCCTGGTCATGGCCGGCCATGCCGTGGCGGACGACGCGTTCAGCGCCGACTCCAAATGGATGACCGGCGACTGGGGTGGCGAACGGACCCGCCTGATCGAGCAGGGTATCGACATCAAGATGGACTACGTCGGTGAGGTCGGTGGCAACCTGCACGGCGGCTACAACGACGACAAGACGGCGCGCTACAGCGACCAGTTCGGCCTTGGCGCCGCGCTTGACTTGCAGAAGCTGCTGGGCTGGGACAACACCCAGGCGAAGATCCAGCTGACCAACCGTAACGGCCAGAACATCTCCAACGATCGTATCGGCGATCCGCGTGCTGGCACCCTGAGCTCTTCCCAGGAAGTCTACGGCCGTGGCCACATGGTCCGCCTGACCCAACTGTGGATCCAGCACCAGTTCTTCGACGGCAAGCTCGACGTCAAGGCCGGTTACTTCGGCGAAGGCGAAGACTTCAACACCTTCCCATGCGAATTCCAGAACCTGGCATTCTGCGGCTCCCAGGTGGGCAACTGGGCGACCGGCATCTGGTACAACTGGCCGGTCAGCCAGGCGGCACTGCGCGTGAAGTACAACATCACGCCTGAGCTGTATGCACAGATCGGCGCGTACAACCAGAACCCCTCGCAGCTGGAACACGGCAACGGCTTCAAGCTCAGCGGCAGTGGCACCAAGGGTACCGTGCTGCCGGTCGAGCTGGTCTGGTCGCCGAAGCTCAACAGCCTGCCGGGCGAATACCGGGTTGGCTACTACAAGAGCACGGCACCGGCCAACGACGTACGTGAGGACGTCAATGGTGCTGATGCCGCGACCACCGGCAACGCCTATCGCATCCATGACAGCAAGCACGGCTACTGGTTCGTCGCGCAGCAGCAGCTGACCACCCATAACGGTGACGCTTCCCGCGGCCTGAACATCGCCGCCAACGCGACCTTCCACGACAAGGACACCAACGTCGTCGACAACTACCAGTCGCTGATGCTGGTGTACAAGGGGCCGTTCGATGCGCGTCCCAAGGATGACATCGGCTTCGGCGTCGCCCGTATCCATGTCAACGACGACGTGAAGAAGAACGCCGAGCTGGCCAACGCCGCCATTGGTGTCAGCGACTATGACAACCCGCTGTACTCGCCACTGCGCGACACCGAGTACAACTACGAGCTCAACTACGGTATCCACGTCACCAACTGGCTGACCGTGCGTCCGAACCTGCAGTACATCACTCATCCGGGTGGTGTGGATCAAGTCGATAACGCCCTGGTGGCCGGTCTGAAAATTCAGTCGGTGTTCTGA
- a CDS encoding ABC transporter ATP-binding protein, producing the protein MATLELRNVNKTYGAGLPDTLKNIELSIKDGEFLILVGPSGCGKSTLMNCIAGLESITGGAIMIGDQDVSGMSPKDRDIAMVFQSYALYPTMSVRENIEFGLKIRKMNQSAIDEEVARVAKLLQIEHLLNRKPGQLSGGQQQRVAMGRALARRPKIYLFDEPLSNLDAKLRVEMRTEMKLMHQRLKTTTVYVTHDQIEAMTLGDKVAVMKDGIIQQFGTPKEIYNDPANQFVASFIGSPPMNFIPLRLQRKDGRLVALLDSGQARCELPLNTSEAGLEDREVVLGLRPEQILLASGDTGLPSIRAEVQVTEPTGPDTLVFVTLNDSKVCCRLAPDVAPQVGETLTLQFDPAKVLLFDAATGERLGQVMQSRPQSSGDNVAQFKGR; encoded by the coding sequence ATGGCAACGCTCGAACTTCGCAACGTAAACAAGACCTATGGCGCCGGCCTGCCGGACACCCTGAAGAACATCGAACTGTCGATCAAGGACGGTGAGTTCCTGATCCTCGTCGGCCCCTCGGGCTGCGGCAAGTCGACCCTGATGAACTGCATCGCGGGCCTGGAGAGCATCACCGGTGGCGCGATCATGATCGGCGACCAGGATGTCAGCGGCATGAGCCCCAAGGATCGCGACATCGCCATGGTGTTCCAGTCCTATGCGCTGTACCCGACCATGAGCGTGCGCGAGAACATCGAATTCGGCCTCAAGATCCGCAAGATGAACCAGTCGGCCATCGACGAGGAAGTCGCCCGGGTCGCCAAGCTGTTGCAGATCGAACACCTGCTCAACCGCAAGCCGGGCCAGCTCTCCGGTGGCCAGCAGCAGCGCGTGGCGATGGGCCGGGCGCTGGCACGGCGGCCGAAGATCTACCTGTTCGACGAGCCGCTGTCGAACCTCGATGCCAAGCTGCGGGTCGAGATGCGTACCGAAATGAAGCTGATGCACCAGCGCCTGAAGACCACCACGGTCTACGTCACCCACGACCAGATCGAGGCGATGACCCTCGGTGACAAGGTGGCGGTGATGAAGGACGGCATCATCCAGCAGTTCGGTACCCCGAAAGAGATCTACAACGACCCGGCCAACCAGTTCGTCGCCAGCTTCATCGGTTCGCCGCCGATGAATTTCATTCCGCTGCGCCTGCAGCGCAAGGACGGCCGCCTGGTGGCGCTGCTCGACAGCGGCCAGGCGCGCTGCGAACTGCCGCTGAACACCAGTGAGGCGGGGCTGGAAGATCGCGAAGTGGTGCTGGGCCTGCGTCCCGAGCAGATCCTGCTGGCTTCCGGGGATACCGGCTTGCCGAGCATTCGCGCCGAGGTGCAGGTCACCGAGCCGACCGGTCCGGACACCCTGGTATTCGTCACCCTCAACGACAGCAAGGTCTGCTGCCGCCTGGCGCCGGACGTGGCGCCACAGGTGGGCGAGACCCTGACCCTGCAATTCGATCCGGCCAAGGTGTTGCTGTTCGATGCCGCGACCGGCGAGCGCCTGGGTCAGGTGATGCAGTCCCGGCCCCAGTCGAGCGGCGACAACGTCGCGCAGTTCAAGGGCCGCTGA